The Deltaproteobacteria bacterium genome includes the window ACCCGGTGCCACCGATCGAACCACTTCGACCATCCCGGCATCTACGGATACGGTCTGTTCCAGCATCACCACGGCATCGGCACCTGCCGGCAACATTCCGCCGGTGGCAATCCGCACGGCATCCATTTCCCCCACCGAGATCTCCGGGACCGTTCCCATCGGAATTTCACCGATCACGTTCAGATAGGCGGCCATCGACTCCGAGGCGCCGAAGGTGTCCCGGGCACGCACGGCATACCCGTCCATCGTCGAGCGGGCAAAGGAAGGAAGATCCTCGGGAGAGGACACCGGTCGTCCGAGAATCCGGCCGAGTGCGGCCGGAGTCTCGATCTCTTCCATCGGTGGCACAGGAAAGCAAAAGGTCTCCCGAAGCCGCTGCTGGGCCTCTTGCCGGGAGAGGACCGCAGAACGACCGAGCATGTCTTTGGGGATTTCTGAAGGTTTCATAGGAAAGATTTATATCATATCCGGAACGTCCCTGACAAACTGAACTTCTGAATGGGCTCCGGACACAAAAAAACCGCTGCCCGAAAACCAGGCAGCGGCGGCATAACAAGTTTGACTTCGATTCAGTGCGCTTTTCTCAACTTGTAATGCTGGTGAGTCCCTTTGGCCTTGAACGTAGCAAAATCAAAGGTCTTATAGAACGGACTCTTTTTGTTGTGGCACTTCTTACAGGTCGTCGCATCAGGCAGGATAAACCCCTTGGCCTGAAGGTCGGCCAGTTTGAAGTCCCGGTTGGTCATCATGACCTTCATGTAGCCGGAACCCGGACCGTGACACGCCTCACACTGAACGCCGGGCATATCCGCCTTGCCGTTCGTCGTGTGACACCCCAGGCAGGTTGCGTCGGTGGTATAGTCCTTGGCACCATCAAGACCTGCTGCCTTCTTTTCCTCGGCTTTGACCCCCGGTTTCAGAAGTTCAAAGGCCTGGGCCATCTTGGTTGTTTTCCAGCTCTTGTACTCTTTCCTGTGGCACATCTTGCAACGTTTCACTCCCACATAATTCGCAGCAAAGAGGCTGTTGACTCCCACAAAGGAGAAGACGACCACCATCATGATCAACGTCATTTTTTTCATCGCTGTTTCACCTCCTTTCGCATGGAATTTTATAGCACCTGAAACCCTGCTTAAGAAATTCGCAAAGCTTTATATCACCAAAGACGAGTGAGAGTCAAATATATTCATGTAAATTCTCTTTAATATCATTCCGGGTTTTTTACTCCGGTCGATGTGTTTCCCTCCCGGGAGGACTTGCATCATCGGACCGGACATACTATGATAGACCGGAAAGAGGGGAAGCAGGACTATGTATCGTGAAAAACCGTCCGTCAGTGTTATTATTCCCACATACAACCGCTATTCACTCCTTTGTGAGGCAATATCGTCCGTTATCTCCCAGAATGATCAGGATTTTGAACTGATCATTATAGATGACGGTTCGACCGATGGAACCGGCGACGTGGGGAAAAAATTTCAGGGGAAGCTGCAATACCATTATCAGAAAAGAAGGGGCGTCAGTGCCGCCCGGAATCAGGGGATCCGTCATGCACGGGGGAAGTGGATTTGCTTCCTCGATTCCGACGACCTCTGGCATCCCCGGAAACTGGAAATCCAGCGTTCAATCATGGAGAAGGATCCGTCGATGCAGATCTCTTACACGGAAGAGATCTGGTACCGCCGCGGTCTCCGCGTCAACCCCGGGAAGAAACACGCCAAGCAGACCGGCTGGATTTTCGAACACTGTCTTCCGCTCTGCATCATCAGCCCTTCCTCCGTCATGATCCGGAAGACTCTCTTCCGGGAAATCCCTCCCTTCGACGAAAGTTTTCCAGTCTGCGAAGATTACGACCTCTGGCTCCGGATCTCTCAGCGGTATCCCGTCCATCTAATCCGGGAACCCCTGATCACCAAGCGGAACGGCCATCCCGGACAGCTTTCAGCAAGCGGCTGGGGCTTTGATCGATACCGGGTCAGAAGTATCGCCCGTCTCCTCCGGTCGGGGCGGCTTTCCACATCCCAGAAGAAGGCCGCCCGGATCATCCTCCGGAAGAAATGCACCATTCTTTCTCAAGGATTTCATAAAAGGGGAAAGACGGCGGAAGGAAAATATTATGAACAGCTCTGCAAGACCGCAGAAGATGCGTGAAATGACACATTTCCTGTTGCCATCCTTAATGTGCCGTGCTATGTTTGACGAAGTCGTAAAAAGTCGTTTTCCGGATTCCGTTCATGGTTCGACAGGCTCACCACGAACGGTCCATTAAACTTTCCGAACCACACGAACGGAATTCAATCACTTACGCCGTTCGCCCTGAGCGGGCCTGTCCTGAGCCGGTCGAAGGGCCTCGTGACTTTTTACGACACCATCATGTTTCACTTATTATTTTTCATGGACATTCAGCGAGGTTGTCATTTTCAAAACGATCGATTCCTTTGCTTTCACCAACGACAAAACCACAACCATGGGTATGTTCAACAAACTGAACCGGAGCCTGAAAGTACGCTTCGTCGTCTTTCTTGTACTGATTCTCACCCTTGCTATCGGTGCCTCTTCCTATCTGCACCTTCAGATTCAGTACAATCAGTTGATGGATATTGACCGTGAGAAACTGCGGGACATTGCCGGTGCCGTGGAGCGCAGCATCAAGACTTCCATGGAGGAAGGCAAGAGCCAGAATGTCAAGCAGATTATCGGCGACGTGGGAACCCTGCCGGACATCCTGAAGATTCGGATCTTCTCCAAACGGGGGGTGATCCTGATCTCCAGTATTGAGGGAGAAAAAGGGACCCTGATCGACGAACATGATCTGCAACTTTTGCATAACCGGAAGTTTTCGACCGTCTACGACGCGGAAAACCTCCAACAGCCGGTCTTTTCCATCATCAAACCGATTTACAATCAACCCCGCTGCTTTCGTTGTCATGGCTCCAGTACGAACCAGATCAACGGAGTCCTCGAGGTTGAGGTCTCCATGAAAAAAGTTCGTTACCGCCTGCAGGCCATCCGAAACTTCATGATTACCTCCACCCTCATCACCCTGCTCGTGCTGGTCCTGACGATTCTTTTTCTCCTTTCGCACCTCGTAAACCGGCCGATTCAACGGCTGATCACCACCATGCGGAAGGCACAACAGGGAGACCTGACGGTTCGCGTGGGTCAGGAAGCCACGCTTGAATTTCGCGAACTGGGGTGGAATTTCAACTCCATGATCTCCCGTCTGGAAAAAGCGCTGGCCGACCTGAAGCACCTCCACGAAGAACAGATGGAACGGGTCGACCGCTTTGCGACCATCGGCGAACTGGCGGCCGGCATCGCCCATGAGATCAAAAACCCCATCGCCGGGATCGGGGGAGCCATCCAGATCCTGATGGAAGATTTCCCTCTCCAGGACCCTCGCCGGGAGATCTTTGAAGAGATCCTGAAACAGATCGACCGGATCGACCGGGACGTTAAGGATCTTCTGAGTTATGCCCGGACGGCCAAGCCGACCTTGTCCGAACAGGATATCAATCATGTCATTCATCAGGCCGTCTTTCTGATCCGTGATCGGGCGGCCCAGCAACAGGTCGAAGTTGTTATGGAGCTGGATCAATCTCTCCCCAGGATCGAGGTCGACGGGAAACAGATTCAGCAGGTACTGGTCAACCTGGGATTGAACGGGATCCAGGCCATGCCCGAAGGGGGGCGTCTGCAATTCTCTTCGGCCATGATTGAACGGAGCGGGGGCAGCCGGTTCGTTGAGATCCGGGTTTCTGACACCGGTCAGGGAATCCCCTCCCGGACCATGGCCAAGATTTTCACACCCTTTTTCACCACCCGTCATACCGGCACCGGCTTGGGGCTCCCGATCAGCCAGAAGATCATTCACCAGCATCAGGGAAAGATCGAGGTACGGAGCAACCCGGACGAGGGGACCTGTTTTATCATCCAGCTCCCCCTGTTGAGAACGGACACGAAGGAGTAACCCGGAAGAACGCGATGCGAATCGAGAAACGAACCTCCTTACGTCTTCCTCTCTCCATCCATGTCGCCTACTGGGTCCATCAGCAGGAACGACAAGAGGTTTACCAGGTCGAATCGGTCAATATCGGAGCAGGGGGAATCTTCATCCGGACGGAGCTGCCCCTCGGGATCGGAACTGAAGTCCATTTGGAGTTCACCCTTCCCGGCAGCCGGGAGCCAATCCGGATACAGGGGAAAGTCGTATGGTCCGGTGGAATCTCCACAAAGGGCGCTGACAAAATTCAGGGAAAAGGCATCGAGTTTACTGCCTGTGATGACCGGATTCGGAAACAACTGCTGGATTACATTGAGGCAAACAAAACAGATATAGAGACGGAATAGGAGTTTGTTTAAATGTCAAAAGCGACCATCCTTGTTGTCGATGACGAAAAATTAATCTGCTGGTCCCTGAAAGAGAAACTCGAAAAAGAGAACTACGAAGTCCTGACGGCCGGCTCCGGAGAAGAGGCGATGGAAATTATCAACCAGGCCCAACCCGACCTGATCCTGCAGGACAACAAACTCCCCGGCATCAGCGGCATAGAACTTCTGGAAGAAATCAAGAAGATCCGGGAAGAGTCCCTGGTCATCATGATGACCGCCTACGGCGACGTCAACACCTCAGTGAAGGCGATGAAGTTAGGGGCCTACGATTTCGTGGAAAAGCCCTTTGACATCGACATGATCAAACTGACCATCGCCAAAGCCCTGGAAACAGTCAATCTGAAACAGGAGGTGCAGGTTTACAAAAACCGTGAGAAAGCACAGTACGGAATCGACAATGTCATTGGAAAAACACCGGCCATGCAGAAGGTCTTTGAGATGGTTGGGAAACTCTCCAAGAGTGATGCCACCACCGTTCTGCTCCAGGGAGAGAGCGGAACCGGCAAGGACGTCATTGCCAAGGCCATCCATTATCAAAGCCGCCGGGTGGAAAAACCCTACATGGAGATCAACTGCACCTCTCTGCCGGACACACTGATTGAGAGTGAACTCTTCGGCCATGAGAAAGGGGCCTTCACCGACGCCAAGGCAATGAAAAAGGGACTCTTCGAACTGACCGACGGGGGAACCATCCTTCTCGATGAAATCGGCGACATGCCGATGCCGACGCAGGCCAAGCTGCTTCGCGTGATCGAAAACAAGTCCTTCAAACGGGTCGGCGGTGTAAAAAATATTGTCGTTGATGTTCGAATCATCGCCGCGACGAATAAAGACCTGCATGAGGCGTCCCGCGACGGGACCTTCCGGGCGGATCTCTTCTACCGCCTCAAGGTCTTTCCGATCTATCTGCCTCCTCTGCGGGAACGGAAAGACGATATTCCTCTGCTGGCCCGTCATTTCATCCAGTTCTTCAACCGGGAGTTCAAACGAAAGGTCAAGGGGATTTCCCGGAAAACGGAAGAGCTGATGATGCGTTATGACTGGCCGGGGAATGTACGTGAATTAAAAAATGTGATCGAACGGGCGATCATCCTTGAAAGTTCCGAAATGATCCTCTCGGAACATCTCCCCATGGAGATCACAATGCCTTCACAATCCTCCACACCTAAGGGACTCCCGGTCAAGCTGCCCGCAGAAGGGATTTCCATGTCGGAAGTTGAAATGGAGCTGATCCGACAAGCCCTTGAAACGGCACAGGGAAACCAGGTTCATGCTGCGCGTCTGCTCAAGATGAGTCGGGATACACTACGATACCGCATGAAAAAATATAATCTCCTCTGAAGATGAACAAGCAACCGCCGCACACACATCCCGGATTGTGCATCCTGAATATCCGGTCGGGAACACCCGCACAAGCGCTGAGCCTGCTCCGCGGGGATCGGCTGGTCCGGATCAACGGTTACGAAATCCACGATCCGCTCGACGTCCGTTTTTACGGAAGCGAAGACGTGCTGACCCTGGAATTCGAACGGAACGGGAAGCGTTACAGTCTCTCCGTGGAGAAGGAGATCGACGAAGACCTCGGGCTGGAATTCGAGGCGCCGCCGACCCTGACCTGCAAAAACCACTGTCTCTTCTGTTTTGTCCACCAGATGCCTCGCGGCCTGCGGCATGCTCTCTATCTCAAAGATGACGACTACCGCCTCTCCTTTCTCCACGGGAACTATATCACCCTGACCAATTGCGACGAGGCGGATTACGAACGGATTTTCCGGCAGCGGCTTTCTCCGCTCTACATCTCCGTACATGCCACGAACGATACCGTCCGAAGGAAGATTCTCGGCAATCCCAATGCCCCGCCCATCCTGCCGGCACTGAAGCGCCTGACCGAAGAGGGCATCCGAATCCACGTGCAGGTCGTCCTCTGCCGGGGAATCAACGACGGGAAGGTCCTGGAACGTACCGTCTCCGACCTCGCGGCCTTTTATCCGGAGATACAATCCGTCGCAGTCGTACCGGTCGGACTGACCCGGTTTCGGAAAAACCTCCCGCAGCTTTCTCCACTAACCGCCTCCGATGCGGTGAATCTGTTGTACCTTCTCCACCCTATGCAGGAAAGGTTCCGAAAAACTTTCGGAGAAAGCTGGATCTTCCCTGCCGACGAATTCTACCTGATGGCCGGCCTCCCCTTCCCTCCGCTGGATACCTATGATGATCTTCCACAATTTGAAAACGGTATCGGCATGGTCCCCTTGCTGCAACAAGAGGTCAACGAAACAATCCGGGACCTTCCTTCCGGCCGGGTCAAAAACGAAATCACGATCGGGACCGGCCATCTGGCTTACCCCGTTCTACAGGAACTCCTTGTTGGTGTGTCAAAAAATACCGGAACAACCATCAATCTTCTGGCGATTACAAACCATTTTTTCGGCCCGGCCGTCACCGTCTCCGGTCTGCTCACCGGCTCCGATCTTCTCAAGGGCTTCGCGGACCGGAACCATGGAAAGACGATTTATCTCCCCTCCAACATGCTGGACTCCGGCGGTACACTCTTTCTGGACGGTTTGACCGTAAAAGATGTACAAAAGAAGCTGGATTGCCGACTCCGATTCATCACACCGTCTGCAGAAGGGCTCCTCTCCCCTTTCCGGAAAAGATGAAAAACCGACTTTTTAAAGGAAGACCCACCGTTTCCTTTTAAATCACCTTGACAATTTTGGGCACCCTAACATAGAATTTTAGTATAGGTGGAAGCACATTATCCGCCCCTTGCAAACGCACTTTCCCTGAGGAGATCATTCCGGATGGCTGGAAGACTCGGCGCTCTCCTGATGAACGCGCACCTGATCAGCGAAGACCAGTTACAGCAGGCATTGGCAAAGCAAAAAAAAGAAGGCGGGAGGCTGGGCAGTAATCTCGTCCAGATGGGATTTGTCCAGGAAGACAACCTGATCAGCTTCCTGAGTCAGCAGTATGGCATCCCTTCCGTGGATGTCACGAACTTCGAAATCGATCCCGAAGTCGTCAAGCTCATTCCATCCGAGGTCGCACAAAAATATATGATCATGCCCATCAACCGGACCGGCTCGACCTTGACCATCGCGATGGTCGACCCCTCAAACGTTTTTGCCATCGATGACGTAAAGTTCATGACCGGCTACAATGTCGAACCGGTTGTGGCATCGGAAGGTTCGATCAAACAGGCCATCGATCAATACTACGATTCGGCCGACATGCTGCAGACGGTTATGCAAGACATTCAGGATGAGATCAACATCGATATCATCGAAGATGTCGAAGAAGACCTTGATCTGGGCGAAATCAAACAGGCCGTGGAAGATGCCCCCGTTGTCAAACTGGTGAATTTAATTCTTTCGGAAGCCATAAAGAAGGGTGCCAGCGATATCCATATCGAACCCTATGAAAAGGAGTTCCGGGTCCGCTACCGGATCGACGGGGTCCTCTATGAAACCATGGCACCTCCGAAACGGCTGAAGGACGCCCTCACCTCCCGATTGAAGATCATGGCCGAACTCGATATTGCCGAACGGCGTCTTCCCCAGGACGGACGAATCAAGTTGAAAATGAAAAACAAGGAGGTCGATCTGCGTGTTTCAACCCTGCCGACCCTCTTCGGGGAGAAGGTCGTGATGCGGATCCTGGACAAGAGCAATCTTATGCTCGACATGACCAAACTCGGTTTTGATCCCGAGGCCCTGAAGAAACTGCAGGAAGCGATCTTTTCGCCCTACGGCATGGTCCTCGTCACGGGCCCGACCGGAAGCGGAAAATCGACCACCCTCTATTCCGCCATGGGGCAGATCAACAATCCCGAGATCAACATCATGACGGCGGAGGATCCCGTGGAGTACAACCTCTTCGGCATCAACCAGGTGCAGATGAAAGAGGAAATCGGACTGAACTTTGCCGCGGCACTCCGCTCTTTTCTGCGCCAGGACCCGGACGTCGTCATGGTCGGGGAGATCCGGGATTACGAAACGGCCGAGATCGGCGTCAAGGCCGCCCTCACAGGGCACCTGGTCCTGAGTACCCTGCATACCAACGACGCACCCAGTACGATCAACCGGCTGCTGAACATGGGAATCGAACCCTTCCTGGTGGCCTCTTCGGTCATCCTGATCATGGCCCAGCGCCTGGCCCGCCGGATCTGCCCCGAATGCAAGCAACAGGTGGAGATCCCTGAAAAAACCCTTATTGACATCGGGCTGTCACCGAAACAGGCTGCCGGTATCACCTGTTACCAGGGAACGGGATGCAGCAAATGCAACGATACCGGCTACAAAGGCCGGGTCGGGCTCTATGAAGTCATGCCGGTCGATGAACAGATCCGGGAGTTGATCCTTGAAGGCGCCTCAGCGACGGAGATCAAACATCTCGCCATCAGCAACGGCATGGAATCTCTCCGGATGGCCGCGCTGAAAAAGCTGATGGACGGTCAGACCACGCTGGACGAAGTCCTCCGGGTAACCTTCGGAGACTAACAAACAACCGGATCGAGAGAGCATCGATCGATCCACCCCTTTCCAAGGAGACCGGAATGCCACTGAGCTTACACCAGTTACTCAAAACCATGATCGAAAAAGGTGCCTCGGATCTTCACATCACAACCGGTTCGCCTCCACAAATTCGCATCGACGGAAAACTGGCGCCGATGAACCTCCCCGATTTGGCTCCCGCAGAAACCAAACAGCTCTGCTACAGCGTCTTAACGGACGCACAGAAGCACCGATTTGAGGACCAGAATGAATTGGATGTCTCCTTCGGCGTGAAAGGACTGAGCCGGTTCCGTGCGAACTTTTTCGTACAACGGGGGGCTATGGCCGCCGCCTTTCGAACGATCCCATATAAAATTCTCAGCTTCCAGGAGCTGGGCCTTCCTCCGATCGTCGAAAAACTCTGTGAGAAACCGCGCGGATTGATTCTGGTTACGGGACCGACGGGAAGCGGCAAATCCACCACCTTGGCATCCATGATCGACAAGATCAACCGTGAACGCCATGAACATATCATCACCATTGAAGATCCGATCGAGTTTCTTCACCACCACAAGAATTGCGTGGTCAACCAACGTGAAGTCAACTCCGACACCAAATCCTTTAAAGACGCTTTGAAATATGTCCTTCGACAGGATCCGGATGTCGTGCTCATCGGCGAGATGAGGGACCTGGAAACCATCGAGGCCGCTCTGACCGTTTCAGAGACCGGTCATCTGGCCTTCGCCACACTCCATACGAATTCCTGTGTCCAGACCATCAACCGGATTATCGACGTCTTTCCTTCCCATCAGCAGTCCCAAGTACGGGCTCAACTCTCTTTTGTTCTGGAAGGGGTGCTGTCCCAACAGTTAATCGCCAAGGCCGGAGGAGAAGGACGTGTTCTCGCCCTGGAGGTCATGATCCCCAATGCGGCGATCCGAAACCTGATCCGGGAAGACAAGGTACACCAGATCTACTCCACGATGCAGACCGGGCAGGGACAGTTCGGCATGCAGACAATGAACCAGTCACTCCTGGATCTCTATCAACGGCGGATCATCTCTTATGACGATGCCATCGGTCGGTCCACGGTCCCGGAGGAGCTACAGGCTATGCTGCAACATGGAACCACCACAACCGATTCACGAGAACATGCCGGGGCCCGCCCCGCAAAGGTCCGCTACTGACCCGGTTCAGGCCCGGAGCCTTTATCATCCAGAAACTCAGGAGAATGAATCATGGAAGTTTTCAAGTACGCAGGAAAAACGAGTTCCGGCGGGATCAAGAAAGGGGTCATCGAAGCGGCTTCCCGCGACGCTGCGGTCGCTATCCTTCGCCAACAGGGTGTCCGTACGACCTCCATAAAACCCAAACCGAAAGACATTGAAATCAAGATCCCCGGCCTGGGGGGCGGCGTCAAAGAAGCCGAAATTGTTATCTTTACCCGTCAGTTCGCCACCATGATCGACGCCGGGCTTCCGCTGGTACAATGCCTCGACATCCTCTCGGCACAGACGGAAAACAAGAACTTCGCCAAGGTCATTTCCGCAGTCAAGCAGGATGTGGAAGACGGATCCACCTATGCCGACGCCCTTCGCAAACACCCAAACATTTTCAGTGACCTCTATGTCAACATGGTGGAAGCCGGCGAGGTCGGCGGTATTTTAGACACCATCTTGAACCGCTTGGCCGGATACATTGAAAAGGCGATGAAATTGAAGAAAAAAGTGAAGGGCGCCATGGTCTATCCGGCAACGGTGGTCAGCGTTGCCGTCATTGTGGTGGTCATCATCATGGTCTACGTCATCCCGGTCTTTCAAAAAATGTTCTCCGGCTTCGGGGGGGTTCTGCCCGCTCCGACCCGGCTCGTGATTGCCATGAGTGAATTCCTGAAAGCAAACATCTTCTATATAATCATGGGGCTGTTTGCCTTCGTCGTTACCTTTTCCCAAACCTACAAGCGAAATTCAAAATTCAAAAAAGGGGTCCACATCGTCCTGCTGAAATTCCCCCTGATCGGTCCTCTGATCCGGAAGGTCGCCGTCGCCAAATTCACACGAACTCTGGGGACCCTGATCAGCAGTGGTGTACCGATCCTCGACGGGATGGACATCGTTGCACGGACGGCCAACAACAAGGTGATCGAAGAAGCCGTTATGAAGACCCGTACCAGCATCCAGGAAGGGCGGACCATTTCCGAACCGCTTGCAGAGACCAAGGTCTTCCCACCGATGGTCGTACAGATGATCGGCGTGGGAGAACAGACGGGGGCCCTCGACTCCATGCTGAGCAAGATTGCCGACTTCTACGATGAGGAAGTGGATAATGCCGTCTCCGCCCTGACCTCCATGCTGGAACCGATCATGATGGTTTTCCTGGGGGGAACCGTCGGCTTTCTTGTCGTCTCCATGTATCTGCCGGTCTTCCGGATGGCAGACATGATTCATTAATTCTCCCCCAGGCAGGATAACGATTCCCGCCATGGGGGGAAGAACTTCCTTCCCCTCGCGGCATAACCGCCGGAACACAATGATATTCCCATGTCTGCACGATTAACACCTCAGCAGGAAGACCTTTTCAGCCGCCTGAAATGGCTGATGTTCATGCGGATTGCGCTGGTCACCTTTCTGTTCGGAGTCACCCTCCTCGTCAGTCTGCGAAGCCCCCATAACGGAGTGATCTCCTCTTTTACCTCGCTCTATTTCCTGATCGGATATGCGTACCTCCTGACCGGTTTGTCCGCCTTTTTCTTCAAACAGATTCGTCATCCGGTACGCTTCGCCTACCTCCAGATTGCAGGAGATATCGTTTTTATCACGGGTGTGCTCCACATCACCGGCGGTATTGAAAGTCCCTTTGTCTTTCTCTATTTCCTCTCCATCATCAGCGGGAGTCTGTTGCACTACAGGAAGGGAGGCATCACGGCGGCATTGCTCAGCGCCCTTTCCTACCTGGCTCTCCTTTATATAAACACCCTGGGCGCCGCCTTCTTTCATATCACCCGCACAACATTCGACCCGCTCCGGATCTACTATCGGACCTTCCTGAACCTTTTTTCATTCTTTGTTGTTGCGTTTCTCAGTAATCAGCTTGCCCATCGGCTGAAAAAAGCCGGCGAAGAAATTCAGGAAAAAAAGATCGATATTGAAGACCTGCAGGCATTCAACGAGAATATCATCCAGAGTGTTACCAGCGGTCTGATCACGACCGATCTGTCCGGTTGTGTCACTTCGGTCAACCGTTCCGCAGAGAAAATCCTGGGCCTTCCGAAATCCGCTCTGTTGCACATGAATCTGGAAGAACTTTTCTCATTCGAAAAGATCACCCATTATCTGCATCGTAACCCCTTACAAGGAGCGCAGGAAGACTTCCGCCGGTTCGAAGTCACCTATACGAATCATGACAAAAAGGAGATGATCCTCGGGATGACACTGTCACTCCTTCGCAACAACCGAAAGGAATTGCAGGGTTACCTCTGCACCTTCCAGGACCTTACCCGGATCAAGGCCCTGGAAAAAAAGATGAAACGAAACGAACAACTGGCCATGATCGGTGAACTTTCCGCAGGCATCGCGCATGAAATCCGGAATCCCCTGGCCTCCATCAGCGGATCGATTCAGATGCTGAAGGACGAACTGGACCTCGACGATGCCAACCGGCGGCTGATGGAGATCATCCTGAAAGAAACAGACCGGCTGAATAACCTGATCGGGAATTTCCTGATGTACGCCCGCCCGAAACCGATCGAGCGGTCAAACGTCCTGCTGAAGGATCTCGTGGACGAAACAGTGACCCTGCTGCAATACAACCGGAGGATCCGGAAAAACCTCTCGATCGACGTCAACCTGCCGGATAAGCTGGAACTGGATGTTGATTCTACAGCCATGCGCCAGGTCTTATGGAACCTGGCCGTCAATGCCATTGACGCCATGCCGGAGGGCGGAACGCTCACAATCTCCGGGCGGAAGATTGCAGGCGACCGCCCGCTGGCAAAAAGAAAAAAAGGAACCCCCATAATCCGGATCACCTTCTCAGACACCGGCTGCGGCATCGACCCCGAAATCCGAGACCGCATCTTTTTCCCCTTCCACACGACGAAAGAAGGTGGTACCGGTTTGGGACTGGCCATTGTCCACCAGATCATGCAACAACATGACGGCTGGATCGATGTTGTCAGCCTCCCCGGCGAAGAAACAAGCTTTCACCTCTATCTGCCGGAGAACGTGCCGACAACCGTTTTGCAGGAGGTTTAGATGCATTCGATTCTCATTGTTGATGATGAACAAAGCATGCGGGAATTCCTCTCCATTCTGCTGAAAAAGGAGGGCTATGCCGTTCATACGGCCTCCAACGCACGGGAGGCCCTACAGCAGATTGAAGAACGGATCTTCAGCCTGATCATTTCGGATATCAAAATGCCGGGGATGGACGGTCTGCAACTTCTGCAGAAGGTCCGAAAGATCTCACCCGACACCCTCGTCCTGATGATCACGGCCTTCGGATCCACCGATACGGCCATCGAAGCCATGAAGAAAGGCGCACTCGATTATATCATTAAACCCTTCAAGGTTGACAAAATCAAAATGATCATCCGGAATGCCCTGAAGAAGATCGACCTGGAACAGGAAAACGCCCTTCTCCGCCGGGAACTCTTTGCCCGTAACGGCCTGGACCGTATCATCGGTAGAAGTCCTCTGATGAAATCGGTTTTTGAAATTATCCGGAAAACCGCCGACAGCAAGAGCAATGTCCT containing:
- a CDS encoding type IV pilus twitching motility protein PilT, with product MPLSLHQLLKTMIEKGASDLHITTGSPPQIRIDGKLAPMNLPDLAPAETKQLCYSVLTDAQKHRFEDQNELDVSFGVKGLSRFRANFFVQRGAMAAAFRTIPYKILSFQELGLPPIVEKLCEKPRGLILVTGPTGSGKSTTLASMIDKINRERHEHIITIEDPIEFLHHHKNCVVNQREVNSDTKSFKDALKYVLRQDPDVVLIGEMRDLETIEAALTVSETGHLAFATLHTNSCVQTINRIIDVFPSHQQSQVRAQLSFVLEGVLSQQLIAKAGGEGRVLALEVMIPNAAIRNLIREDKVHQIYSTMQTGQGQFGMQTMNQSLLDLYQRRIISYDDAIGRSTVPEELQAMLQHGTTTTDSREHAGARPAKVRY
- a CDS encoding type II secretion system F family protein; translated protein: MEVFKYAGKTSSGGIKKGVIEAASRDAAVAILRQQGVRTTSIKPKPKDIEIKIPGLGGGVKEAEIVIFTRQFATMIDAGLPLVQCLDILSAQTENKNFAKVISAVKQDVEDGSTYADALRKHPNIFSDLYVNMVEAGEVGGILDTILNRLAGYIEKAMKLKKKVKGAMVYPATVVSVAVIVVVIIMVYVIPVFQKMFSGFGGVLPAPTRLVIAMSEFLKANIFYIIMGLFAFVVTFSQTYKRNSKFKKGVHIVLLKFPLIGPLIRKVAVAKFTRTLGTLISSGVPILDGMDIVARTANNKVIEEAVMKTRTSIQEGRTISEPLAETKVFPPMVVQMIGVGEQTGALDSMLSKIADFYDEEVDNAVSALTSMLEPIMMVFLGGTVGFLVVSMYLPVFRMADMIH
- a CDS encoding PAS domain-containing protein yields the protein MSARLTPQQEDLFSRLKWLMFMRIALVTFLFGVTLLVSLRSPHNGVISSFTSLYFLIGYAYLLTGLSAFFFKQIRHPVRFAYLQIAGDIVFITGVLHITGGIESPFVFLYFLSIISGSLLHYRKGGITAALLSALSYLALLYINTLGAAFFHITRTTFDPLRIYYRTFLNLFSFFVVAFLSNQLAHRLKKAGEEIQEKKIDIEDLQAFNENIIQSVTSGLITTDLSGCVTSVNRSAEKILGLPKSALLHMNLEELFSFEKITHYLHRNPLQGAQEDFRRFEVTYTNHDKKEMILGMTLSLLRNNRKELQGYLCTFQDLTRIKALEKKMKRNEQLAMIGELSAGIAHEIRNPLASISGSIQMLKDELDLDDANRRLMEIILKETDRLNNLIGNFLMYARPKPIERSNVLLKDLVDETVTLLQYNRRIRKNLSIDVNLPDKLELDVDSTAMRQVLWNLAVNAIDAMPEGGTLTISGRKIAGDRPLAKRKKGTPIIRITFSDTGCGIDPEIRDRIFFPFHTTKEGGTGLGLAIVHQIMQQHDGWIDVVSLPGEETSFHLYLPENVPTTVLQEV